The proteins below come from a single Pseudarthrobacter sp. SSS035 genomic window:
- the dapB gene encoding 4-hydroxy-tetrahydrodipicolinate reductase, translated as MTEQLSVPTRVAVLGANGRMGAEAVKAVEAASDLMLVAALGRGDSLDQLATSGADIVVDLTVPGSTEANVRYAVEHGMHAVVGTTGWDSTRLAALEALLAEHPETGVLIAPNFALGSVLASAFAAKASKYFESVEIIELHHPEKVDAPSGTAVRTAQLIAVERKAADVPPSPDATTSELAGARGCDVEGVRVHSVRLRGLVAHQEVLLGGPGEQLTFRHDSFDRASFMPGVLLGVRNVAAHPGLTVGLDGYLDLGL; from the coding sequence ATGACCGAACAACTCTCCGTGCCCACCCGCGTGGCTGTCCTGGGCGCCAACGGGCGCATGGGCGCCGAAGCCGTAAAGGCCGTTGAAGCTGCCTCCGACCTGATGCTCGTAGCCGCCCTGGGACGCGGCGACTCGCTGGACCAGCTCGCCACTTCGGGTGCCGACATCGTGGTGGACCTCACCGTCCCCGGGAGCACGGAAGCGAACGTGCGCTACGCCGTCGAGCATGGCATGCACGCCGTCGTGGGAACCACCGGCTGGGACTCCACACGGCTCGCCGCCCTGGAAGCACTGCTCGCGGAGCACCCGGAAACCGGAGTGCTGATCGCCCCCAACTTTGCCCTCGGCTCCGTGCTGGCCTCGGCCTTTGCCGCCAAGGCTTCCAAGTATTTCGAGTCCGTGGAAATCATCGAACTGCACCACCCGGAAAAGGTTGATGCGCCGTCCGGGACCGCTGTCCGCACCGCCCAGCTCATCGCAGTCGAGCGCAAGGCTGCGGACGTTCCGCCCAGTCCTGACGCGACCACCAGCGAACTCGCCGGCGCGCGGGGTTGCGACGTTGAAGGAGTCCGCGTTCACAGCGTGCGGCTGCGCGGGCTGGTGGCCCACCAGGAGGTGCTGCTTGGCGGTCCGGGGGAGCAGTTGACCTTCCGCCATGATTCCTTTGACCGTGCTTCCTTTATGCCCGGAGTGCTGCTTGGCGTGCGCAACGTCGCCGCGCATCCGGGACTGACGGTGGGCCTGGACGGCTACCTGGACCTGGGGCTCTAG
- a CDS encoding molybdenum cofactor biosynthesis protein MoaE gives MGTEPVFEVVHAVLSAEPISVDQAIAAVESDTAGAVVSFSGVVRNHDVGKAVERLSYSAHPTAHQVMADVVARLAAEHAGDGTATQPVRIWAAHRIGMLDIGDPALVCAVSAAHRGQAFAVCSELVDRIKEQVPIWKEQFFADGTVEWVGAGS, from the coding sequence ATGGGCACTGAACCGGTTTTCGAAGTGGTCCACGCCGTGCTGAGCGCCGAACCCATCTCCGTCGACCAGGCGATCGCTGCGGTGGAATCTGACACCGCAGGGGCCGTGGTCAGCTTCAGCGGCGTAGTGCGGAATCACGACGTCGGCAAGGCAGTGGAGCGGCTCAGTTACAGTGCGCACCCCACGGCCCACCAGGTCATGGCCGACGTCGTCGCCCGCCTGGCCGCCGAACATGCCGGCGACGGGACCGCCACGCAGCCCGTGCGGATCTGGGCCGCCCACCGCATCGGCATGCTCGACATCGGAGATCCGGCGCTGGTCTGTGCGGTCTCCGCGGCGCACCGCGGACAGGCCTTTGCCGTGTGTTCCGAACTCGTGGACCGCATCAAGGAGCAGGTTCCCATCTGGAAGGAACAGTTCTTCGCCGACGGCACGGTGGAGTGGGTGGGCGCAGGCAGCTAA
- a CDS encoding molybdenum cofactor biosynthesis protein B: protein MSTESTYPAEPNTEPHTPQPHLPEPHTHGEVQGRKAGVVIASTRAAAGIYEDETGPVIIDWLTEHGFEAYPAMVVPDGAPVGAAIRALLTQHPAVVITSGGTGLSPDDRTPDVTLPLLDREIPGIMEAIRREGATKTPLAALSRGHAGAAGQTFIINLPGSPKGVMDGLTVLDPLIGHLCDQLEGGHGH from the coding sequence ATGAGCACCGAGAGCACTTACCCGGCTGAGCCAAACACGGAGCCGCACACGCCGCAACCTCACCTGCCGGAGCCGCACACGCACGGCGAGGTGCAGGGCCGCAAGGCCGGGGTTGTTATTGCCTCCACCCGGGCCGCCGCAGGCATCTATGAGGACGAAACCGGGCCCGTCATCATCGACTGGCTCACCGAGCACGGCTTCGAGGCTTACCCCGCCATGGTGGTGCCGGACGGCGCGCCCGTCGGTGCGGCCATCCGCGCCCTCCTCACCCAGCATCCCGCCGTCGTGATCACAAGCGGCGGCACCGGGCTCAGCCCGGACGACCGTACACCCGACGTAACCCTGCCCCTTCTGGACCGTGAAATCCCCGGCATCATGGAGGCCATCCGGCGCGAAGGCGCAACCAAAACGCCGCTGGCGGCCCTCAGCCGCGGCCACGCCGGAGCTGCCGGGCAGACGTTCATCATTAACCTGCCCGGCTCACCCAAGGGCGTTATGGACGGCCTGACGGTGCTGGACCCGTTGATCGGGCACCTGTGCGACCAGCTGGAGGGCGGCCATGGGCACTGA
- the moaC gene encoding cyclic pyranopterin monophosphate synthase MoaC: MDAVNPEHSPSALTHLRQDGSAQMVDVSGKTETTREATATATVRTTDEVLGLLGSGGLPKGDALAVARVAGIMAAKKTPELIPLCHPLPLSKVTVDFELGTDSVAILATVKTRGVTGVEMEALTAASVAALSVYDMIKAVDKHAVLTDIKVLAKSGGKSGDWTL, translated from the coding sequence ATGGATGCTGTGAATCCAGAACATAGCCCGTCCGCGCTGACCCACCTGCGCCAGGACGGAAGCGCCCAGATGGTGGACGTGTCAGGCAAAACCGAAACCACGCGGGAAGCCACCGCCACTGCCACCGTCCGCACCACTGACGAAGTGTTGGGCCTGCTCGGATCCGGCGGCCTGCCCAAGGGTGATGCCCTGGCCGTCGCGCGGGTTGCCGGCATCATGGCAGCAAAAAAGACCCCCGAACTCATCCCGCTCTGCCATCCGTTGCCGCTCTCGAAAGTCACCGTGGACTTCGAGCTCGGAACCGATTCCGTGGCGATCCTGGCCACGGTCAAGACCCGCGGGGTTACCGGGGTGGAGATGGAAGCGCTCACGGCGGCTTCCGTGGCTGCCCTCAGTGTGTACGACATGATCAAGGCCGTCGACAAGCACGCCGTGCTGACCGACATCAAAGTGCTGGCGAAAAGCGGCGGCAAGAGCGGGGACTGGACACTATGA
- the glp gene encoding gephyrin-like molybdotransferase Glp, whose translation MHSPPHQHGHTPSSSEHVHFGHSHTPHQARSVALHRAAVTELLAPLLAQERTETLALRDALGKGLAQDVMAALNLPPFANSQMDGFAINSLDVPDGGAELPVVVPVPAGAVPAALDRGTAAPIMTGAMIPAGADAVVPVERAVPDRFPAPGETTTVWLPATAAGTFVRSAGSDIAAGERALTSGTFLGPAQLGLLAALGIAEVTVRRPVTVLLATTGDEVVEPGQPLPAGKIYDSNGTLLESAMQQAGLAVVRTAIASDHPDEFRALLRRHAGTVDLIVTTGGVSKGAYEVVRQAMEGQATEFLHVAMQPGGPQGIGTFDGVPFLGFPGNPVSCLVSFEMFLRPVLAELFGAPSPRIPVHARLGHSLSSPEHKHQVRRGTLQGDGTVRLEGGESSHLMHALAGSNALVHVPVGVSALAEGDEVEVWML comes from the coding sequence ATGCACAGCCCTCCGCACCAGCACGGCCACACCCCGAGCAGCAGCGAGCACGTCCACTTCGGGCACAGCCACACGCCCCACCAGGCACGGTCCGTGGCCCTGCACCGCGCCGCCGTCACCGAACTGCTGGCGCCCCTGCTGGCCCAGGAACGGACGGAAACGCTGGCACTTCGCGACGCGCTGGGCAAGGGCCTGGCCCAGGACGTGATGGCCGCCCTGAACCTCCCGCCGTTCGCCAACTCCCAAATGGACGGCTTTGCCATCAACAGCCTGGACGTGCCCGACGGCGGTGCGGAGCTGCCTGTGGTTGTCCCCGTTCCGGCAGGTGCCGTGCCGGCGGCCCTGGACCGCGGCACTGCCGCCCCCATCATGACGGGAGCCATGATTCCCGCCGGTGCTGACGCCGTCGTGCCCGTGGAACGTGCCGTTCCGGACCGGTTCCCTGCCCCGGGGGAAACAACCACTGTGTGGCTCCCGGCGACGGCGGCCGGCACCTTCGTGCGGTCGGCCGGCAGTGATATTGCGGCGGGGGAGCGGGCGCTGACCTCGGGAACCTTCCTTGGCCCGGCGCAACTGGGGCTGCTGGCGGCCCTGGGGATCGCTGAAGTTACTGTGCGCAGGCCGGTGACCGTCCTGCTGGCCACCACGGGCGACGAAGTGGTGGAACCCGGCCAGCCCCTGCCGGCCGGCAAGATCTACGATTCCAACGGAACCCTCCTCGAAAGCGCCATGCAGCAAGCGGGGCTGGCCGTGGTGCGCACGGCCATTGCCTCGGACCACCCTGACGAATTCCGGGCACTGCTGCGCCGCCACGCCGGCACGGTGGACCTGATCGTCACCACGGGCGGGGTCAGCAAAGGAGCCTACGAAGTGGTCCGCCAGGCCATGGAGGGCCAGGCCACCGAGTTCCTGCATGTGGCCATGCAGCCCGGCGGCCCGCAGGGCATCGGGACGTTCGACGGTGTGCCCTTCCTCGGATTCCCGGGAAACCCTGTTAGCTGCCTGGTTTCCTTCGAAATGTTCCTGCGGCCTGTGCTGGCTGAACTGTTCGGAGCGCCGTCGCCGCGGATCCCTGTACACGCACGGCTGGGCCACAGCCTTTCGTCGCCTGAACACAAGCATCAGGTCCGGCGCGGAACCCTCCAGGGGGACGGAACCGTCCGCCTGGAAGGGGGCGAAAGCTCCCACCTTATGCACGCCCTCGCCGGCTCCAACGCGCTGGTGCACGTACCCGTTGGAGTCTCGGCGCTCGCCGAGGGTGACGAGGTGGAAGTATGGATGCTGTGA
- a CDS encoding molybdopterin-dependent oxidoreductase, protein MNSFQPLQGTADDGTTSPGRSGTDGAARGSRRWAAASGAVAAGAAVVIGELLAGLFSPSLSPLTAVGGAVIDAVPPGVKDWAISLFGTADKAVFVAGMLLVIAAVGALAGILEQRRRFAGAAVIAVFGLVGLGGVLTRAQMTPAAAVVALAAALSGALLLGWLIRRLHEGLPAGAAGIAAGTASGTDAGTGPSGTDAANAQVPARTATTAGRRTFLQVLAASAGATAVGGVVAAVWRGAASGISTAREMLQLPAAVSAAPAIPAGAEVGLEGMQPLVTPNRDFYRIDTALIVPSLDPESWVLRVTGMVEQEIELNLADLLAKPLMERHVTIACVSNEVGGDLIGNARWLGWPVRELLALARPQSGADMVLSRSSDGWTAGTPLEVLTDQRDALLAVGMNGEPLPLEHGFPVRLIVPGLYGYVSATKWLTELRVTRFADDVGYWTPRGWSDRGPIKTSSRIDVPRTGRRVGAGTVMFGGVAWAQHTGIGKVELRVNRGPWQEARLAPGISLDTWYQWQLGIELTPGQYEVQVRATDLNGEPQVEERRPVAPDGATGFHTIRVDVNP, encoded by the coding sequence GTGAACAGCTTCCAGCCCCTGCAGGGAACGGCCGACGACGGCACCACCTCTCCAGGGCGCTCGGGAACCGACGGTGCCGCTCGAGGCAGCCGCCGCTGGGCCGCCGCGTCGGGGGCCGTGGCCGCCGGCGCCGCCGTCGTCATAGGGGAGCTGCTGGCAGGTCTGTTCAGTCCGTCCCTCTCGCCTCTGACGGCAGTAGGCGGAGCCGTGATCGATGCTGTTCCGCCGGGTGTGAAGGACTGGGCCATCTCCCTTTTCGGCACGGCCGACAAAGCGGTGTTCGTGGCCGGGATGCTGCTGGTTATCGCTGCCGTCGGGGCATTGGCGGGGATCCTGGAACAGCGCAGGCGGTTTGCCGGTGCAGCGGTGATTGCGGTCTTTGGGCTCGTCGGGCTTGGTGGGGTCCTCACGCGTGCCCAGATGACCCCGGCCGCGGCTGTAGTGGCACTGGCCGCAGCCCTGTCCGGTGCGCTCCTGCTGGGATGGCTGATCCGCCGGCTCCACGAAGGGCTCCCGGCCGGCGCAGCGGGGATAGCAGCCGGGACAGCATCCGGGACAGACGCGGGGACAGGCCCGTCCGGGACAGACGCCGCGAACGCGCAAGTTCCTGCGAGGACAGCAACAACCGCCGGGCGGCGCACGTTCCTGCAGGTCTTGGCTGCGAGCGCCGGGGCCACCGCCGTTGGCGGGGTTGTGGCCGCGGTCTGGCGAGGTGCAGCCTCCGGCATCAGTACCGCCCGCGAGATGCTGCAACTGCCTGCCGCAGTCTCCGCAGCGCCCGCCATCCCGGCCGGCGCCGAGGTCGGCCTGGAAGGAATGCAGCCGCTGGTCACGCCGAACCGTGACTTCTACCGGATCGACACCGCCCTGATTGTCCCGTCCCTCGACCCCGAATCCTGGGTACTCCGCGTCACGGGAATGGTGGAACAGGAGATTGAGCTGAACCTGGCGGATCTGCTGGCCAAACCCCTGATGGAACGGCACGTGACCATCGCCTGCGTCTCCAACGAAGTGGGCGGGGACCTGATCGGCAATGCACGCTGGCTCGGCTGGCCGGTGCGGGAACTCCTGGCCCTTGCCCGGCCGCAATCCGGCGCCGACATGGTGCTGTCCCGGAGCTCCGACGGCTGGACGGCGGGCACACCGCTGGAGGTCCTCACTGACCAGCGCGACGCCTTGCTTGCGGTGGGGATGAACGGCGAACCGTTGCCGCTGGAACACGGCTTCCCAGTCCGGTTGATCGTGCCGGGCCTCTACGGCTACGTTTCCGCGACCAAATGGCTCACGGAACTCCGCGTCACCAGGTTCGCGGACGACGTCGGCTATTGGACGCCGCGCGGCTGGTCCGACCGCGGCCCCATCAAAACGTCCTCGCGGATCGACGTGCCCCGCACCGGCCGGCGGGTGGGGGCCGGAACGGTCATGTTCGGTGGTGTGGCCTGGGCCCAGCACACCGGGATCGGCAAGGTGGAACTCCGCGTCAACCGCGGTCCGTGGCAGGAAGCCCGCCTCGCGCCCGGGATTTCGCTGGACACGTGGTACCAGTGGCAGCTGGGCATTGAGCTGACTCCCGGCCAGTACGAGGTCCAGGTCCGCGCCACGGACCTCAACGGCGAGCCGCAGGTGGAGGAACGCCGACCGGTTGCTCCCGACGGGGCCACCGGCTTCCACACGATTAGAGTTGACGTGAATCCATGA
- the moaA gene encoding GTP 3',8-cyclase MoaA has protein sequence MTVQLGMPQPRDDAGLGLPPARPAGTAPGLLDQYGRRATDMRLSLTDKCNLRCTYCMPAEGLEWLSKQAVMSAEEIVRIVRIGVELLGVRELRLTGGEPLVRADLIDIIAALRSNHPDLPISMTTNGVGLDKKAAALKAAGLTRINVSLDSLHEETFTKLTRRPFLDRVLAGVDAAWAAGLGPVKLNAVLMRGINDTESPSLLAWALDRGYELRFIEQMPLDADHGWTRRNMITAAEIRTLLSHDFVLSPDPRARDGAPAERFEVRRRAAGTAGPDGPVLGTEGLVSAADVHWREGVEATPEAHGPVLGTVGIIASVTEPFCSDCRRTRITAEGKIMSCLFSREEFDLLGLLRDGASDQALAERWQDAMWVKPKAHGMDHTGLGAADFVQPDRSMSAIGG, from the coding sequence ATGACTGTTCAGCTAGGCATGCCACAACCCCGGGATGATGCAGGGCTGGGGCTGCCGCCTGCCCGGCCGGCCGGCACAGCGCCGGGGCTGCTGGACCAGTACGGCCGCCGGGCCACGGACATGCGGCTGTCGCTGACGGACAAATGCAACCTGCGCTGCACCTACTGCATGCCGGCCGAGGGGCTTGAATGGCTTTCCAAGCAGGCCGTGATGTCCGCCGAGGAGATCGTGCGGATTGTCCGGATCGGCGTGGAACTGCTCGGTGTTCGCGAACTGCGCCTGACCGGCGGGGAGCCACTGGTCCGGGCGGACCTGATTGACATCATTGCGGCCCTGCGCAGCAACCATCCGGACCTGCCCATCTCCATGACCACCAACGGCGTGGGCCTGGACAAAAAGGCCGCCGCGCTTAAGGCTGCGGGCCTGACCCGCATCAACGTCTCTCTGGATTCGCTGCACGAAGAAACTTTCACCAAGCTGACCCGGCGCCCGTTCCTGGACCGCGTCCTGGCCGGCGTCGATGCCGCCTGGGCCGCGGGACTGGGCCCCGTCAAGCTCAACGCCGTCCTGATGCGGGGCATCAACGACACCGAGTCGCCGTCCCTGCTCGCCTGGGCGCTGGACCGCGGCTACGAACTGCGCTTCATCGAGCAGATGCCCCTTGACGCGGACCACGGCTGGACCCGCCGGAACATGATCACCGCGGCCGAGATTCGCACTCTGCTCTCGCACGACTTTGTGTTGAGTCCCGATCCGCGCGCCCGCGACGGTGCCCCTGCGGAACGCTTTGAAGTACGACGCCGGGCGGCCGGGACCGCGGGGCCGGATGGTCCGGTGCTGGGTACTGAGGGACTAGTGTCTGCCGCTGACGTGCATTGGCGGGAAGGCGTGGAGGCGACGCCGGAAGCCCACGGGCCGGTGCTGGGCACGGTGGGCATCATCGCGTCCGTCACGGAGCCGTTCTGTTCCGACTGCCGTCGCACACGGATCACAGCCGAGGGCAAGATCATGAGCTGCCTGTTCTCCCGTGAGGAGTTTGATCTCTTGGGCTTGCTGCGCGATGGCGCCAGCGATCAGGCCCTGGCCGAACGATGGCAGGACGCCATGTGGGTCAAGCCAAAGGCCCACGGCATGGACCACACAGGTCTCGGCGCAGCGGACTTTGTCCAGCCGGACCGCAGCATGAGCGCCATCGGAGGCTGA
- a CDS encoding MoaD/ThiS family protein, whose amino-acid sequence MNVRYFAAARAAAGVDEESFDLASGTTVAGLLQAVLAVDRAEPPVGTPPLQRILSRSSFLLNEVAVRDRTTVLNPGDVVDVLPPFAGG is encoded by the coding sequence TTGAACGTACGTTACTTCGCTGCCGCACGCGCCGCCGCGGGTGTGGACGAGGAGTCCTTCGATCTCGCGTCCGGGACTACAGTGGCCGGTTTGCTGCAGGCAGTCCTTGCTGTGGACCGAGCCGAGCCTCCCGTCGGCACTCCTCCCCTGCAACGCATCCTGTCCCGGAGCAGTTTCCTGCTCAACGAGGTGGCCGTCCGGGACCGCACGACTGTGTTAAATCCTGGCGATGTGGTTGACGTGCTGCCTCCGTTTGCCGGCGGGTAG
- a CDS encoding HNH endonuclease signature motif containing protein produces MDSRAAVATAEALSVSFAELAVVLRDGPDSNCSGDADPMRRRADALLDGLAEISRLDAKSAALKAWLAAGYTAAAEALAGPATSPEDNTGQEMAMVAEVACALTVSERSAGALLAEAHSLTTALPLTLSALQAGTISWQHARIMVDETTNLDRPGAAALEAHFLDPHAVNPARGFAGGLIPGRFRHKARTWRERHHPVSIEKRHIKSAADRRLEYAPDRDGMAWLSAYLPADTAAGIWNRATSAARALQGPHEDRNLSQLRADTVATWLLTNNSAGSGTGDEGREKSGGATGETSHEETGGIAVSGGAPSPRAQVLITVPVMALLGQTDEPAMLDGYGPIPPSMARHLIADGAESFHRVLIDPRDGAPLEIGRTSYRLTKAQRQWLRLRDGKCPFPGCSNHSLDTEADHILAWAKGGSTGISNLGQPCHKHHRLRHTTGWKPIGATKNEPPGWISPTGRHYASEHPDWEPPRWPANIPMPATGSNTGSVLDVELGMDLDLDLDTSLPPALR; encoded by the coding sequence ATGGATAGCAGAGCAGCTGTGGCGACGGCGGAGGCCCTTTCGGTGTCCTTCGCTGAGCTTGCTGTGGTGCTCCGGGACGGGCCTGATTCCAATTGCTCCGGGGACGCTGATCCGATGCGTCGGAGAGCAGATGCACTCCTAGACGGGCTGGCCGAGATCTCACGGCTGGACGCGAAAAGTGCCGCCCTGAAGGCCTGGCTGGCTGCCGGTTACACCGCAGCTGCCGAGGCTCTGGCTGGCCCTGCAACGTCGCCCGAGGACAACACCGGGCAGGAGATGGCCATGGTCGCGGAAGTCGCGTGTGCCCTGACTGTCAGCGAACGCAGTGCCGGCGCCCTGCTTGCCGAGGCGCACTCCCTGACCACTGCCCTGCCTTTGACGTTGTCCGCGCTGCAGGCCGGGACGATCTCGTGGCAGCACGCCCGGATCATGGTCGACGAAACCACCAACCTCGACAGGCCGGGAGCGGCGGCGTTGGAGGCACATTTCCTGGACCCTCACGCGGTGAATCCGGCACGTGGCTTCGCCGGTGGGCTCATCCCCGGAAGGTTCCGGCACAAGGCCCGCACCTGGCGGGAACGCCACCACCCGGTCAGCATTGAAAAACGCCACATCAAGAGCGCAGCCGACCGACGCCTCGAATATGCCCCGGACCGCGACGGCATGGCCTGGCTCTCCGCCTACCTCCCTGCGGACACCGCCGCGGGGATCTGGAACCGCGCCACCTCTGCGGCCAGGGCGTTGCAGGGACCTCATGAGGACCGGAACCTCAGCCAGCTCCGCGCCGACACCGTCGCCACCTGGCTCCTCACCAACAACAGTGCAGGCAGCGGAACCGGTGACGAGGGTAGGGAAAAGAGCGGCGGCGCGACCGGCGAAACGAGCCACGAAGAGACCGGGGGCATCGCCGTGAGCGGCGGTGCCCCATCCCCGCGGGCGCAGGTGTTGATCACGGTCCCGGTCATGGCGCTGCTGGGCCAGACCGACGAACCCGCCATGCTCGACGGATACGGGCCGATCCCGCCGTCCATGGCCCGCCACCTGATCGCCGACGGTGCCGAATCCTTCCACCGCGTCCTGATCGACCCACGGGACGGTGCACCGCTCGAGATCGGGCGGACCAGCTACCGGCTCACCAAAGCCCAACGCCAATGGCTACGACTACGGGACGGGAAATGCCCGTTCCCAGGCTGCAGCAACCACTCCCTCGACACCGAAGCCGACCATATCCTCGCCTGGGCCAAAGGCGGCAGCACCGGCATCAGCAATCTCGGCCAGCCCTGCCACAAACACCACAGACTAAGACACACCACAGGCTGGAAACCAATAGGCGCCACCAAGAACGAACCACCCGGCTGGATCTCACCGACCGGACGGCATTACGCCAGCGAACACCCAGACTGGGAACCACCACGCTGGCCAGCAAACATCCCCATGCCCGCCACCGGCTCCAACACCGGTTCGGTCTTGGACGTGGAACTCGGCATGGACCTGGACCTGGACCTGGACACAAGCCTGCCACCGGCACTGAGGTGA
- a CDS encoding helix-turn-helix transcriptional regulator produces the protein MLIRLKYLTLAGRWTQLAISPSPVTTLLRETAGNPSWSLVWDGLMKRYGVTDVLFAVLADKHGCWGWIDLWRTAQESPFTADEVGYIAAVTRDVTPALRRSIARQFVMDVPVGRDPVGRDAVGREAVRAGASAFGGGPRPELPQQAVLTLDADMAVVGGTASVEEWLGLLQPGPRPFQRVPAEVLNVAAQLLAREAGVDRHPASARVHIGSGQWALLEASRMDSTGMAAIPPLAVTIQACPPAARIDMFARSFGLTTRQRELFELAASGADTNAMADALGIGAYTVQDQFKQIFETCGVHSRATLLALAMGTAQ, from the coding sequence TTGCTGATCAGGCTCAAGTATCTGACGCTGGCAGGTCGGTGGACGCAGTTGGCGATCAGCCCGTCGCCGGTGACGACGCTGCTGCGCGAAACTGCCGGCAATCCATCATGGAGCCTGGTATGGGATGGCCTGATGAAGCGCTACGGAGTGACCGATGTCCTGTTCGCAGTGCTGGCGGACAAGCACGGCTGCTGGGGCTGGATTGACCTCTGGCGAACGGCGCAGGAAAGTCCCTTTACTGCCGACGAAGTGGGATACATCGCTGCCGTGACGCGTGATGTCACGCCCGCCCTGCGTCGTTCGATAGCCCGGCAGTTTGTCATGGATGTGCCTGTCGGACGCGACCCCGTTGGACGCGACGCCGTTGGACGCGAGGCTGTCCGTGCGGGGGCGTCAGCCTTCGGCGGAGGTCCGAGGCCGGAGTTGCCTCAGCAGGCAGTGCTGACTCTGGATGCAGATATGGCGGTGGTGGGTGGAACGGCCTCCGTGGAGGAGTGGCTTGGACTGCTTCAGCCTGGCCCGCGTCCCTTTCAACGCGTACCGGCCGAGGTCCTCAACGTCGCTGCCCAGTTGCTGGCGCGTGAGGCGGGCGTGGATCGTCATCCTGCGTCCGCCCGTGTGCACATAGGGTCAGGCCAGTGGGCCCTCCTCGAGGCCAGCCGGATGGACTCCACCGGCATGGCGGCCATTCCGCCACTGGCCGTCACCATCCAGGCCTGCCCTCCGGCGGCGAGGATTGATATGTTCGCCCGGAGCTTCGGGCTGACAACACGGCAGCGGGAATTGTTTGAGCTTGCCGCCAGCGGCGCCGACACCAACGCCATGGCTGACGCCCTGGGGATCGGGGCCTACACCGTCCAGGATCAGTTCAAGCAGATTTTCGAGACATGCGGCGTCCATAGCCGCGCGACGTTGTTGGCCCTGGCGATGGGAACGGCCCAGTAA
- a CDS encoding DUF1579 domain-containing protein: protein MNLPQQGTVHAVLENFLGHWRGTTWLDASAWGPKRTASAEINYTRAAGGYAVVQSYRHTEADGTHFEGHGVFTVDRDHNDILWYHVDSMGLPPGVPARCTWVDGVLRVERHSDRGTARHTFRVDNDVLIHTAELRLGDGQDFVPFMTSECRRV from the coding sequence ATGAACCTTCCGCAGCAAGGCACGGTGCACGCCGTCCTGGAGAACTTCCTGGGCCATTGGCGCGGCACCACCTGGCTGGACGCGTCGGCCTGGGGGCCCAAGCGCACGGCCTCGGCGGAAATCAATTACACCAGGGCTGCCGGGGGCTACGCCGTCGTGCAAAGTTACAGACACACCGAAGCTGATGGCACGCACTTTGAAGGCCACGGCGTTTTTACTGTCGACCGTGACCACAACGACATCCTCTGGTACCACGTGGACAGCATGGGCCTGCCGCCGGGAGTCCCGGCCCGCTGCACGTGGGTGGACGGTGTGCTGCGCGTCGAGCGCCACAGCGACCGGGGGACTGCCCGCCATACTTTCCGGGTGGACAACGACGTGCTGATCCACACCGCCGAGTTGCGCCTCGGCGACGGCCAGGACTTTGTCCCGTTCATGACCTCCGAGTGCCGCCGCGTCTGA